One window of Arthrobacter oryzae genomic DNA carries:
- a CDS encoding ABC transporter ATP-binding protein encodes MSSVVEMAGVVKRFGSVTALDGLDFSVAAGEVHGFLGPNGSGKSTTLRLLLGMLRANSGSIRVLGLDPWHDVATLHRRLAYVPGDVALWPNLTGGEVIDLLGRLQGGQDRARRDALLQTFDLDPTKKSRTYSKGNRQKVALVAALATDAELFLLDEPTSGLDPLMEDAFRGCVRELRGQGRTVLLSSHILSEAEALSDRVSIIRAGKVVESGPLEQLRHLTRTSVTADVVRVPLGLDLLPGVHDVVVTNHRVTAQVDPAGLGPFLQALTAAGLQSLTSQPPTLEDLFLRHYGPAGSFEAARR; translated from the coding sequence ATGAGCAGCGTGGTGGAAATGGCCGGCGTCGTGAAGCGTTTCGGAAGCGTCACTGCCCTCGACGGCCTCGACTTCAGTGTGGCGGCGGGCGAAGTGCACGGCTTCCTGGGTCCCAACGGATCCGGCAAGTCCACTACGTTGCGGCTGCTCCTGGGCATGCTCCGGGCCAACTCCGGGTCAATCCGGGTGCTGGGCCTGGATCCCTGGCACGACGTTGCCACCCTGCACCGCCGGCTGGCCTACGTGCCAGGGGACGTTGCCCTCTGGCCTAACCTGACCGGCGGGGAGGTGATCGACCTGCTGGGCCGGCTCCAAGGCGGACAGGACCGTGCCCGGCGGGACGCCCTGCTGCAGACTTTCGACCTTGACCCCACCAAGAAGTCACGCACCTATTCCAAGGGCAACCGGCAAAAGGTTGCGCTGGTGGCGGCCCTGGCCACGGACGCCGAGCTCTTCCTGCTGGACGAGCCCACCAGCGGCCTGGACCCGTTGATGGAAGATGCCTTCCGGGGCTGCGTCCGTGAGCTGCGCGGGCAGGGCCGCACAGTCCTGCTGAGCAGCCACATCCTGAGCGAGGCCGAGGCCCTCTCGGACCGGGTCAGCATCATTCGCGCCGGCAAGGTGGTGGAGTCCGGGCCCCTGGAGCAGCTGCGGCACCTGACGCGCACGTCGGTCACGGCCGACGTCGTCCGCGTGCCCCTTGGCCTGGACCTCCTTCCCGGCGTCCACGACGTTGTGGTGACGAACCACCGTGTCACCGCCCAGGTGGACCCCGCTGGGCTGGGGCCGTTCCTGCAGGCCCTGACGGCTGCCGGTCTGCAGTCGCTGACCAGCCAGCCGCCCACCCTGGAGGATTTGTTCCTGCGCCACTACGGCCCGGCAGGATCGTTCGAAGCGGCCCGGCGATGA
- a CDS encoding DoxX family protein — MPFTWSGRATQTLSAAAMGALLLTSAMKHFRDPAFFHQVVPDVLCRDDTGERPNGAFAVMTRDEWVAFSGLLEAGAAVGLLIPATRPAAAWGVTAMFTAFLAGHADALRRAYGPAGTAAQRKVHTARLPLQLPLIAWAWSLRKPGQAARRQQ; from the coding sequence ATGCCATTCACCTGGTCCGGCCGGGCCACCCAGACTCTCTCAGCGGCTGCGATGGGCGCACTGCTGCTGACCAGCGCCATGAAGCACTTCCGCGACCCTGCGTTCTTCCACCAGGTGGTTCCCGATGTCCTGTGCCGTGACGATACCGGCGAACGGCCAAACGGTGCGTTTGCCGTGATGACCAGGGATGAATGGGTGGCGTTCAGCGGACTGCTCGAGGCGGGCGCCGCCGTCGGGCTCCTGATCCCGGCAACCCGCCCGGCCGCCGCGTGGGGCGTTACCGCAATGTTTACGGCGTTCCTTGCCGGGCACGCCGATGCACTGCGCCGCGCGTACGGCCCGGCCGGAACTGCGGCGCAGCGGAAAGTGCATACCGCGCGGCTGCCATTGCAGCTGCCGCTGATCGCCTGGGCCTGGAGCCTGCGCAAACCGGGCCAGGCCGCCCGGCGCCAGCAGTGA
- a CDS encoding AzlC family ABC transporter permease, with protein sequence MKLLQSPAVRVGLSISIATGLYGISFGALGVTSGLDFWQTMALSLLLFSGGSQFAFIGVVAGGGSGVAAMGAATLLGMRNGIYGMQLNALLQPRGWRKFAAAHVTIDESTATSTGQTDPAEQKRGFWTAGIGIFVLWNVFTAVGALAGSALGDPKQWGLDGAAVAAFLGLLWPRLKGREPVAIAVVCALATVLAVPFVPAGIPILIAAFVAAAIGWFSHGRSNEGLEPDVDPYAEHRHDEHQHEHQHGHQHGHPNPRRLPRSGGGQ encoded by the coding sequence GTGAAGCTCCTGCAGTCTCCGGCCGTGCGGGTGGGTCTGTCCATCAGCATCGCCACCGGGCTGTACGGGATTTCGTTCGGGGCACTCGGCGTCACGTCCGGGCTGGATTTCTGGCAGACCATGGCTCTGAGCCTGCTGCTGTTCAGCGGCGGTTCGCAGTTCGCATTCATCGGCGTGGTGGCGGGCGGCGGATCAGGAGTGGCTGCCATGGGGGCGGCCACGCTCCTGGGAATGCGCAACGGCATTTACGGCATGCAGCTCAACGCGCTGCTGCAGCCGCGCGGGTGGCGCAAGTTCGCCGCGGCCCACGTCACTATCGACGAATCAACAGCCACCAGCACCGGGCAAACGGACCCGGCCGAGCAAAAGCGGGGATTCTGGACCGCGGGCATCGGCATCTTTGTGCTCTGGAACGTGTTCACTGCCGTGGGGGCACTGGCCGGAAGCGCACTGGGTGACCCCAAACAATGGGGGCTCGACGGCGCCGCGGTGGCGGCTTTCCTCGGCCTGCTCTGGCCGCGGCTCAAGGGCCGCGAGCCGGTGGCCATCGCCGTGGTGTGCGCCCTGGCCACGGTACTGGCCGTGCCCTTCGTGCCTGCGGGAATTCCCATCCTGATCGCGGCCTTCGTGGCGGCCGCGATCGGCTGGTTCAGCCACGGCCGCAGCAACGAGGGACTGGAGCCGGATGTGGACCCCTATGCCGAGCACCGGCACGACGAGCACCAGCACGAGCACCAGCACGGGCACCAGCACGGGCACCCGAACCCCCGCAGGCTTCCGCGTTCGGGAGGTGGACAATGA
- a CDS encoding AzlD domain-containing protein: protein MNLWLWLLLACLLGYAWKLVGYLVPASLLRNPRTSRIAGTMTIGLLASLTMVNAVASGQSLALDARLGALAAAGIALWFRAPFLVVVLAGAGAAAGLRLLGWN from the coding sequence ATGAACCTTTGGCTGTGGCTGCTGCTTGCCTGCCTCCTTGGCTACGCCTGGAAACTGGTGGGCTACCTGGTTCCTGCCAGCCTGCTGCGCAACCCGCGGACGTCCCGGATTGCGGGCACCATGACCATCGGACTGCTGGCCTCGCTCACCATGGTGAACGCTGTGGCGTCGGGCCAGTCGCTGGCACTCGATGCCCGGCTGGGCGCTTTGGCTGCGGCCGGAATCGCCCTGTGGTTCCGGGCTCCGTTCCTGGTGGTGGTCCTGGCCGGTGCCGGCGCGGCCGCCGGGCTCCGGCTGCTTGGCTGGAACTGA
- a CDS encoding GAF domain-containing protein, which translates to MAVKLPLADELAAVFARATELLLTEETVSRALELITAAAEAAVPGAAGAGVTLIDADGRKHTASASNSLVQAADARQYDLGQGPCLLAWASGEPVLVHDARSDGRWPEWADAAAGLGLRSSVSTPLIAGESALGAVKLYARQEDSFNHATVRLLELFAAQATIFLVNARHGLDEDTAMQDLLMESRRSKRSLRDVSAELVSSTRPAR; encoded by the coding sequence ATGGCGGTGAAGCTGCCCCTCGCCGATGAGCTGGCGGCGGTCTTTGCCCGTGCAACCGAGCTCCTGCTGACAGAGGAGACGGTCTCCCGGGCCCTTGAGCTGATCACCGCCGCCGCGGAAGCTGCAGTTCCCGGTGCCGCTGGTGCCGGCGTCACGCTGATAGACGCGGACGGCCGGAAACACACGGCGAGTGCCTCCAATTCACTGGTGCAGGCGGCCGACGCGCGCCAGTACGATCTGGGCCAAGGGCCCTGCCTCCTGGCGTGGGCCAGCGGCGAACCGGTGCTGGTCCATGATGCCCGGAGTGATGGGCGCTGGCCCGAATGGGCCGACGCAGCGGCAGGATTGGGGCTCCGGTCCTCCGTCAGTACACCGTTGATCGCCGGCGAGTCCGCCCTGGGCGCCGTCAAGCTCTACGCCCGCCAGGAGGACAGCTTCAATCACGCCACCGTTCGCCTCTTGGAACTCTTCGCAGCGCAGGCCACCATTTTCCTGGTCAATGCCCGGCACGGACTGGACGAGGACACGGCCATGCAGGACCTCCTGATGGAGTCACGGCGGTCGAAAAGGTCGCTGCGTGACGTGTCCGCCGAGCTGGTGTCCTCTACCCGGCCGGCCCGGTGA
- a CDS encoding TetR/AcrR family transcriptional regulator, with the protein MNLAVERKPLRADAARNVDKIITAARKCFREYGPDVPLQTIAVTAGVGPATLFRNFADKEQLVLAALNRQLRLMVDPVIDDALAGPDAADGLFRVIDALMAAASEDANLLGAVAGRRGLLTGITGSLFESVAVLLGRGQAQGTLRTDISMTDVIRLLAMLIGVVDTMEAGSDAWRRPVALVEDAIRTERPRRPLPPQLPLPGTAFDSIILP; encoded by the coding sequence ATGAACCTCGCAGTGGAACGCAAGCCCCTCCGTGCGGATGCTGCGCGCAATGTGGACAAGATCATTACCGCCGCCCGCAAGTGCTTCCGTGAATATGGCCCGGACGTGCCCTTGCAGACCATCGCCGTCACGGCCGGCGTGGGACCAGCAACCCTCTTCCGGAACTTCGCGGACAAGGAACAGCTGGTCCTGGCCGCCCTCAACCGCCAGCTCCGCCTGATGGTGGACCCGGTGATCGACGACGCCCTGGCCGGACCTGATGCCGCCGACGGGCTGTTCCGCGTGATCGATGCGCTGATGGCAGCGGCCAGCGAGGATGCCAACCTGCTCGGCGCCGTTGCCGGACGCCGCGGCCTGCTGACCGGAATTACCGGCAGCCTCTTTGAGTCCGTGGCCGTCCTGCTGGGCCGCGGCCAGGCTCAGGGAACCCTGCGCACCGACATCTCCATGACCGACGTCATCCGCCTGCTGGCGATGCTGATCGGTGTTGTGGACACCATGGAAGCCGGATCCGACGCCTGGCGGCGCCCCGTGGCGCTGGTGGAGGACGCCATCCGCACGGAACGCCCCCGCCGGCCGCTGCCGCCCCAGTTGCCCCTGCCGGGCACGGCCTTCGATTCAATCATCCTGCCCTGA
- a CDS encoding thiamine-binding protein, with amino-acid sequence MLLAFSVAPSGQPPRPAGDSGAVSAVAPTAESASASADASVHDAVAAAVKIVRDSGLPNHTDSMFTTIEGEWDEVFAVVKAATEAVGRFGSRVSLVIKADIRPGYSGELTGKVERLENAIADAG; translated from the coding sequence ATGTTGCTCGCATTCTCCGTTGCGCCGTCCGGCCAGCCGCCCCGTCCGGCCGGCGATTCCGGCGCCGTCTCCGCTGTCGCACCCACCGCCGAATCCGCTTCAGCATCCGCTGATGCCTCAGTCCACGACGCCGTCGCTGCCGCCGTTAAGATTGTCCGGGACTCCGGGCTGCCCAACCATACGGATTCCATGTTCACCACCATCGAAGGTGAGTGGGATGAGGTGTTCGCCGTGGTCAAGGCGGCCACGGAGGCCGTGGGCCGGTTCGGCAGCCGCGTGTCGCTGGTGATCAAGGCGGACATCCGCCCCGGGTATTCGGGCGAGCTGACCGGCAAAGTGGAGCGGCTGGAAAACGCCATCGCCGACGCCGGCTGA
- a CDS encoding O-methyltransferase, with protein MIEHRPEPQWVSVETFLTDVVVRPDSPLTRAVTSAADAGMPPIEVAPNAGKLLKLLVQLSGARRVLEIGTLAGFSTIWMAQGLPDDGDLVTCEYLPKHARVARRNVDAAGVGHKVDIRVGAALDTLPGLQGDGRGPFDFVFIDADKENNPHYLEWAIRLGRPGTVIVMDNVVWEGALLDPSMDEINAPGIITALEMMGADPRLDGTVMQTVGSKGWDGFALALVK; from the coding sequence ATGATTGAGCACCGGCCCGAACCCCAGTGGGTGTCCGTGGAGACGTTCCTGACCGACGTCGTGGTCCGTCCCGACAGTCCGCTCACGCGGGCGGTCACCTCCGCCGCCGACGCCGGCATGCCGCCCATAGAGGTGGCGCCGAACGCCGGGAAGCTCCTCAAGCTGCTGGTGCAGCTTTCGGGCGCCCGGCGCGTGCTGGAGATCGGTACGCTGGCGGGCTTCAGCACCATCTGGATGGCGCAGGGACTGCCCGACGACGGCGACCTCGTCACGTGCGAATACCTCCCCAAACATGCCCGCGTGGCGCGCCGGAACGTGGACGCCGCGGGCGTCGGGCACAAAGTGGACATCCGTGTGGGGGCCGCGCTGGACACCCTTCCGGGGCTGCAGGGTGACGGCCGCGGACCCTTCGATTTCGTCTTCATCGACGCTGACAAGGAAAACAACCCGCACTATCTGGAATGGGCCATCCGGCTGGGCCGGCCGGGCACTGTGATCGTGATGGACAACGTGGTGTGGGAGGGCGCATTGCTCGATCCGTCCATGGACGAGATCAACGCACCGGGAATCATCACCGCCCTGGAAATGATGGGCGCGGACCCTCGGCTGGACGGAACGGTCATGCAGACCGTGGGGTCGAAGGGCTGGGACGGCTTCGCGCTGGCGCTGGTCAAGTGA
- a CDS encoding Dps family protein, whose translation MKASPTLASNLQMVLTDLIELHVQGKQAHWNIVGTNFRDLHLQLDEIVTSVRLFADETAERMRALHALPDGRSTTVSGETRLEQFPEGLTSTKDAVKLITARLERTVKTMRDVHDEVDEEDPTSADLLHAGISRLEQLAWMVNAETMTAAASVTVPDEN comes from the coding sequence ATGAAGGCTTCACCGACCCTTGCCAGCAATCTCCAAATGGTCCTCACGGACCTGATCGAACTTCACGTGCAGGGCAAGCAGGCCCACTGGAACATCGTGGGGACCAACTTCCGCGACCTCCACCTGCAGCTCGATGAAATCGTCACCAGCGTCCGGCTGTTCGCGGATGAAACGGCCGAACGCATGCGCGCCCTCCATGCCCTGCCCGACGGCCGGAGCACCACGGTATCCGGTGAGACCCGGCTGGAGCAGTTCCCGGAAGGACTCACCTCCACGAAGGACGCCGTCAAACTGATCACCGCCCGTCTGGAGCGCACCGTGAAGACCATGCGGGACGTCCATGACGAGGTGGACGAGGAAGATCCCACCAGCGCCGACCTGCTCCACGCCGGGATCTCGCGGCTGGAGCAACTGGCCTGGATGGTCAACGCCGAGACCATGACCGCGGCGGCCTCCGTCACCGTGCCGGACGAGAACTGA
- a CDS encoding acyl-CoA dehydrogenase family protein: protein MRISAGPDALDSSDAVDSPDVPAPLLAAVRDAVGDVPALLSLARDIGRTAPRPGEGNTAGLWELLASVTAVDVAAGRVLEPHLDAVAILAQAGEEPGDGATDRTTDGAWGVFAAEGPGMRLEATADGSGKYILNGSKPWCSLASQLDGAVLTAHLAAGDPASGETGSGGPSGGRAAFAVDLHAPGVSCETPQWTSRGLREIPSGTVHFDGVSAVPVGGTGWYFQRPGFAWGGMGVAACWFGGAVAVARDFSSMLAAAADNGREPDQIALAHLGETDRIITAVAGYLAKTAERIDAGELSGSGAWSEALRVRGTVAAAVERIQEVVARNLGPGPLAFNETYGKRMADLSLYIRQHHAMRDDAQLGALTLKGDRSW, encoded by the coding sequence GTGCGGATCAGTGCCGGCCCGGACGCCCTGGACAGCTCGGACGCCGTCGATAGCCCGGACGTCCCGGCTCCGTTGCTGGCGGCGGTGCGTGACGCGGTGGGAGACGTGCCGGCGCTGCTGTCACTGGCGCGGGACATCGGACGGACGGCGCCGCGGCCGGGAGAAGGCAACACGGCCGGGCTGTGGGAACTGCTGGCGTCCGTAACCGCCGTGGACGTGGCCGCCGGCCGGGTGCTCGAACCGCACCTTGACGCCGTCGCCATCCTTGCGCAGGCCGGCGAAGAACCTGGTGACGGAGCCACGGACCGGACCACCGACGGAGCATGGGGCGTGTTCGCCGCGGAGGGGCCGGGCATGCGGCTCGAGGCCACGGCGGACGGCTCCGGGAAGTACATCCTGAACGGTTCCAAGCCATGGTGTTCGCTGGCGTCCCAGCTGGACGGCGCCGTGCTGACCGCCCACCTGGCGGCCGGAGACCCGGCATCCGGCGAAACCGGGTCCGGAGGGCCGTCCGGCGGCAGGGCAGCCTTTGCCGTCGACCTGCACGCGCCCGGGGTCTCCTGCGAGACGCCGCAGTGGACCAGCCGGGGCCTGCGCGAAATCCCCAGCGGCACCGTTCACTTCGACGGCGTCAGCGCCGTGCCCGTGGGCGGGACGGGATGGTACTTCCAGCGCCCGGGCTTCGCATGGGGCGGCATGGGCGTTGCGGCCTGCTGGTTCGGCGGAGCCGTTGCCGTAGCCCGTGACTTCAGCTCCATGCTGGCCGCCGCCGCGGACAACGGGCGGGAACCGGACCAGATCGCACTGGCCCACCTGGGCGAAACGGACCGGATCATCACTGCTGTGGCCGGGTACCTGGCGAAAACGGCGGAACGGATCGACGCCGGCGAACTGTCCGGCTCCGGTGCGTGGAGCGAGGCGCTGCGCGTCCGTGGCACCGTCGCGGCCGCCGTCGAACGCATCCAGGAAGTGGTTGCCCGGAACCTGGGCCCCGGCCCCCTTGCCTTTAACGAAACGTATGGAAAGCGCATGGCGGACCTCTCGCTGTACATCCGGCAGCACCACGCCATGCGGGACGACGCCCAGTTGGGCGCACTGACCCTGAAGGGGGACCGCTCGTGGTGA
- a CDS encoding bifunctional PIG-L family deacetylase/class I SAM-dependent methyltransferase, protein MVTFSHADTGTAESEWEASGLAVLPELPLDPAELAAMTFVVLAAHPDDETLGAGGLLARLNAAGAAIEVLLCTAGEASHPESPTTSPDQLAAVRLNEFRAAVSGLAPGATRQFLHFRDGHLAADRDRIAAAVKESIAAAGRPAEQVVIVAPYRSDGHTDHDVLGAVAAEMAAQDGHGLLEYPVWYWLWASPADPAWQSWVRVQLTPDEQRAKAAALLAHSSQTQPLSDQPGDEALLAGSFIEHFSRPWETFAWHGPAGGRNSAEDAERIFDAVHGGDADPWSYTTSWYERRKRALTLAVLPEAAYGSGLEIGCSIGTLSVELAARCQEFVAVDASSTALAQAAERLSGHPAARTLHLTVPQQWPEGSFDLVVVSETGYYLTPEELAGLFTRVKASLNPGGTLVLCHWRHPVSGWELDGDTVHAMARQQLRWPTEGLYREKDFVLEVFTAPAGIQQ, encoded by the coding sequence GTGGTGACTTTCTCACACGCGGACACCGGCACTGCCGAGTCCGAATGGGAGGCCAGCGGACTGGCTGTCCTTCCGGAACTTCCGCTGGATCCTGCCGAACTCGCGGCCATGACCTTCGTTGTGCTGGCTGCCCATCCCGATGATGAGACCCTGGGCGCCGGAGGGCTCCTGGCCCGGCTGAACGCCGCCGGGGCCGCCATCGAGGTGCTGCTTTGCACGGCGGGGGAGGCCTCGCACCCGGAGTCTCCGACGACGTCGCCGGACCAGCTTGCCGCCGTCCGGCTCAACGAGTTCAGGGCGGCTGTGTCCGGGCTGGCCCCCGGAGCCACCCGGCAGTTCCTGCACTTCCGGGACGGCCACCTGGCGGCCGACCGGGACCGCATCGCCGCCGCCGTCAAGGAATCGATCGCGGCGGCGGGCCGCCCGGCGGAACAGGTGGTTATCGTGGCGCCCTACCGCTCCGACGGCCACACCGACCACGACGTCCTGGGCGCCGTGGCAGCCGAGATGGCGGCGCAGGACGGCCACGGGCTGCTGGAATACCCTGTCTGGTACTGGTTGTGGGCGTCGCCGGCTGATCCCGCCTGGCAGTCGTGGGTCCGCGTGCAGCTGACGCCGGACGAGCAGCGCGCCAAGGCGGCGGCCCTCCTGGCGCACTCCTCCCAGACGCAGCCGCTGTCCGACCAGCCCGGCGATGAGGCGCTTCTCGCGGGCAGCTTCATCGAGCACTTTTCCCGCCCCTGGGAGACGTTCGCCTGGCACGGTCCCGCCGGCGGACGCAACAGCGCGGAGGACGCCGAACGGATCTTCGATGCCGTGCACGGCGGCGATGCCGACCCGTGGAGCTACACCACCAGCTGGTACGAACGGCGCAAACGCGCGCTCACCCTGGCCGTCCTGCCGGAGGCCGCGTACGGTTCCGGCCTGGAAATCGGCTGTTCCATCGGCACGCTGAGCGTGGAACTCGCCGCCCGCTGTCAGGAATTCGTGGCGGTTGACGCCAGCAGCACCGCCCTGGCCCAGGCTGCCGAGCGGCTCTCCGGCCATCCTGCCGCCCGGACCCTGCACCTCACCGTTCCGCAGCAATGGCCCGAGGGCAGCTTCGACCTCGTGGTGGTCTCCGAGACGGGGTACTACCTGACACCGGAGGAGCTGGCCGGACTGTTCACGCGGGTGAAAGCCTCGCTGAATCCGGGCGGGACCCTGGTGCTCTGCCACTGGCGGCACCCGGTATCCGGTTGGGAACTCGACGGGGACACCGTCCATGCCATGGCCCGTCAGCAGCTCCGCTGGCCCACCGAAGGGCTGTACCGCGAAAAGGACTTCGTCCTGGAAGTCTTCACTGCCCCGGCCGGAATCCAGCAGTGA
- a CDS encoding glycosyltransferase: MTGEMTELAAQCPAGAAAGSSAGSSAGALFGAAAAGQRIDRVEVVVPAHNEDLHLDRALAALRSAADALQEARPDVQTGITVVLDSCTDGSADIAAGYVAADRRFSALPVLLGSTGASRAAGARAAGVTMGEPGPAVLAAAELWAGRVWLANTDADSAVPLNWLLRQVELADAGADAVLGSVEPDPAGTDPAILRRWLARHPFTEDHPHIYGANFGVRASAYLAAGGFPRMRVHEDRILVENLRRHAYTVLATDTIRVLTSGRTHARAPQGFGAYLRALAPDLPVPDPRSGDL; encoded by the coding sequence ATGACCGGCGAGATGACGGAGCTGGCAGCGCAGTGCCCTGCCGGGGCGGCGGCCGGCTCTTCGGCCGGCTCTTCGGCCGGGGCCCTGTTCGGGGCTGCGGCGGCCGGGCAGCGCATCGACCGGGTGGAGGTTGTGGTGCCCGCCCACAACGAGGACCTGCACCTTGACCGCGCACTGGCTGCGCTCCGTTCCGCCGCCGACGCGCTGCAGGAGGCACGGCCCGACGTGCAGACGGGCATCACCGTGGTGCTGGACAGCTGCACCGACGGCTCCGCGGACATCGCCGCCGGCTATGTTGCCGCGGACCGGCGGTTTTCGGCCCTGCCTGTACTGCTGGGCAGCACCGGAGCCAGCCGCGCGGCCGGGGCCCGGGCCGCCGGAGTCACCATGGGGGAACCGGGCCCCGCCGTCCTGGCCGCTGCCGAGCTGTGGGCGGGCCGCGTCTGGCTGGCCAACACCGATGCGGACTCCGCCGTTCCGCTGAATTGGCTGCTGCGCCAGGTCGAACTGGCCGACGCCGGGGCGGACGCCGTCCTGGGATCCGTGGAACCGGATCCCGCGGGCACGGATCCTGCGATCCTGCGCCGGTGGCTGGCGCGCCACCCTTTCACGGAGGACCACCCGCACATCTACGGCGCGAACTTCGGCGTACGGGCCTCTGCCTACCTTGCGGCCGGAGGATTTCCCCGGATGCGCGTCCACGAGGACCGGATCCTCGTGGAGAACCTGCGCCGGCACGCGTACACGGTATTGGCCACCGACACCATCCGGGTGCTGACCTCGGGCCGCACGCATGCCCGCGCCCCGCAGGGGTTCGGCGCCTACCTCAGGGCGCTGGCGCCGGACCTGCCGGTACCAGACCCCCGCAGTGGTGACCTTTGA